TATCTGCTGAGATGAGATGACTATAAGATAACAAAAAATCTGAAAGAAAAGGCTGGCACTATCCTAAATCCTATCCGATACCTATCCCAACCGTTAGAACAACCTGGAACACACCACAGGCAAACACTTGCTTCACATTTAATTACACGAGATGAGAATCACTCAACACGCCGAAAGGTCCCTTGACGAAAGGTGATCACTGACCCTGGCTATCAAACCCATGATGTCAATTTATTtccaacacaacaaccagctccAAATCCCACATTGCATATAACCCCCCTTAATAAAAGAAGAacccagctccccctcaccGGGTAtgctccctcccccgactcctagtcctcatcctcctcctccccccctcccccatcggCGACCCCGACCTCGACGGACTTTCTGTGCGTTCCCAATCAGCACCCATCCCACTTGGTATTGCCATTGTAGGTACATACGACTTCTCTCatgcctcttcctccctgtccctcccctcctctcctccctcggccaAGCTCTATTCAGAACACTGCTCGAGCGGTATCTACACCTTCCGCGGAGCGAATCAGGCGTGTTGGTCCGTTTGGAAGCTTGATCGTCGTTGGGTGTGGGTTCCTCGCAGTAACGCATCCGTTTCCTCCCTCGCTCTTCATCCAAGTCTGTCACGTCCACGTGTCCGAGGTTGACTTGGTAAGTGAGACCGATTCCGTTGAGGTccggggaggggcagggggttggtgggtaAGGTTTCGAAATGTCAagagggatggtggtggtggttgttgttgttgttgttgttgttgttgtcatggTTGATTTTTGGGAACGGGaagtggtagtggtggtggcgacggGCTTGTCCccgaaaagggggagggtggagagttGGGTTGtcatggtggttgtggtaggTGTAGTATTAGCTGGGGTATTGGGGTCAAAGTAGGTGGTGGTTCAACATGCAGGGCATGTATCGAGTAGTAGCTGCAAGAGGCTCTAAGCTGGGCTGCCAGCACTTAAGTGAGGTAGGTAAAATAAAAGAGATATACCAGAACCGAGAGAAGGGGAATAAGGAATCTGTTCAGTTGATTTATGTCCAAAATGAGGAGATTCATAATCCTGGAAGCCACGCTCCTAGACCCGGTGTGTACACTTaagtggtgtgtgtggttgccTGACTCGAAGAGGGCCCTGCGAAGCACCACCACATGGGAAAATGGTTGCAAACAAACGTCCCATAGCACCGGTAGCTAATAATCTTTTCCCCCGCACATACAGAAAGACAGCCCTCGCAGCCGAGAAGGACTTCCGGTCCAGAGACCATCAGAGTGAGATGGTTGTTCAGACGAATACATTCAAGGCGTGCTGAACCAAAGCGCGTAAACCAGGAGATGCCACCCCATCGAACTTGCACGGCCAAAGCGGACAAGACAAACAGAACTAGTGACGAATATGCGCCGTCATGGCGGGCAATCGGCGAGGGTTGGTCCTTGCGGGATAGCTTTGCTCAGTTTCCCAAGGACCACCCCGAAACATAGCCCAACGTCTCAACTATTCGTGAAAACGGGGGAAAGATCTCAATATCGTACAATTCTAGCTTTGTCGACCACCGCTCAATGTGTCGCTGCCAATCTTCATACTATACATGTGAAACAATCGAGCATCGGAAACGCTGGTATCATCGCCGAATTGACCTAATGTGACGTTCCCTTGCCACTATGACGACTCAGCCAGCTTCTGCGAGATCTCACCAATCATCTGGGTaatttccttcttctcgacagcaacagccgcaTCCTTGAGCTCTTTACCCATCACCCTTGCCGTGACAGCACCTCTCAGGGCCTTTGCATCAGTAGTACCCGCCGCAATGAGTTCCTGAGCCACCTTGGTGATAAGCTGCTCGATTTCCTCCTTGCCGACTTCCTTGACGCTGCTCTGGGCGGTGTACTCCTCAATGATCTTTTGctggatctcctccttctcaatcaaGTCTTCTCTCCCCGCAGCCTTGAACTCAGCGACAGCATCCTGGGACTTGCGGGCCATCTTGCGGAGGAGATCGACGAGCTGGACATCGGTCTTGATGGGCTTGTCGGTCTTGCTGGCGTTCAAGGTGGCAGCCATGACAGCACGCAAAACAGTCAGGCGGTTGGTGTCCTTGGCTTTCATGGCTCCCTTAAGATCCTCTCTAATTTTGGCGTagagtggtgatggaggcgcCTCGGTGGAATATGAGGCGCGCAAGCTGGCGGATCTGAGCCATGTTGGTGATTGCCTGAGGCTCGGGCTGGGCCGGCAGACGGCGCTGCGAAGCAGGGAGGAAGGGAGTCTGGCGGCCAtttttgcttgttgttgtcgttgtcttGAAGTGAAGATCTTGtgttttattttatttttttggttgtcgttgctgctgccacggCGGATCGACCCGATCATGCACGCCAGCTGTTACGCTAGGTGATGCAGCCAATTGCTGCCCACATCCCCGCTGCAGGTGGATCTTGGTCCCCCAATGCGCTAAGACGTCACGCTGGAGATGGCTCAGATCAGCCATTGCCCTGGTGCCCTGATGGACATCGCTGATGAAGTGGCAGAATGCGTGAATGTGTTCTAGGAAATGGGCATATGGAACCATTGTACCTCTCGCTATCTTACATAACTAACGATAAGAAAGAGATTGCGATAGGTCTAGTTATGATTGGAGCCAAGCCATCGCGGAGGATCTCTGAGCACACCACGTGGCTGGCTTGAAGCATGCATTGTTTGCCTACCACCATCTCCCGCTGCCGACTGTAATGGGATCTCGAGAGTGGCCATGAAGGTTATAACAAAAGAGATACTCCGTATGTCCCCAAGGGCCAGCTCAAGACTGTCGTCGCAAGAGACGACAGGGCAATCACCTGATCTACGGCCCCCAAGCCACCAGGCCCACTGCCGGGGTCGGGGCGTGCCGTTGACTTCCCCGGATGCTTGATCCCATCCATGTCACAGAGGCGGGGCCTTGGCTATCTTTTTGGGCTGGCGGCCCGGGGAGCGGGAAGTGGGAGTCGGGGTGCGGTGATGTCTGTGGAGGGTAACTGATGGGTCGTGGCCCCGGGTAGGTGGGAGCTGGCAACTGCCGAGTAAGCGGTGAATTCTAGACAGGATATGCGCGGCCGTTGGGCATCAAACCGTGTGATACTCGACTTGACAATGAATGGCACTGTGATGAGTAGAAAGGACGGGTGATGAGGACCCAGTCGGGCGGAACCGAGATGGAGGGACGCCTTTTTCAGGTCCCCGCCGTTTGCTTGATGAGATGGATTAAATACTAATAAAGGTAGCCAATCCTCCGCTCTGTTAATTGTACCTAAACAAACCATTCATCCCAATTCTATCTTCCCGGGGCGCTTGTTTGTTTCCTGTTGTTGCCCGGCACCTCAATTGGTTTGGAATCCCTCCACCTATGTCTACCGTCCCATCCATACATATCCCACCTAACCCTCCGATGAAAATCCTTCCCCCCTGCCCGTCTACCGACCTTATACAACGAATCAATCGCTCCTTCTCTCAGATTCGCTGGCTGGCAATTGTCGGGCGGCGATGATGCTCTTTCCCAAAGCAACAAGGCCAAAGGCCTAGACCGGGAGAGACCAGTTTGCCTAGACCTGAAACACAGCAAGAACCGCGAAGagtccctcctctcctcatgTCCCTTCTCCCCGGGCCCgtcccttccttttccaaaTGCAGATGCAACCAATATGCGATGACCATTATCATTCGTGGTTCAGACGCCCCTGCCAGCTGGCAGGTATGTAAGTGGCCCTCCGAGACTGCCGTATGTGGCATTACCGCCATTTCACAACCAACAACTTGGAACCTGGATGGAAACCTGGAATCCCTTCTCGATTGCTCCGTCTGTCTCAATGTCGCGCTCGTTTTCTCGAATCACTCTGTCTCCCGCCtttggacgacgacggcgtGTGTGATCGGGGAATCTCGCTGTGCCGATGACTCCTACTGCTCCCTGGTTTTCGACCAATGCAGACATAGCTGCAAACATTATCATGTCAGCTATGCTCAACTCGTTACTCCCTTTCACCCGGCTTATTTTGACGAGACAGTAACTTACACCGGAAAATAGGCCTGTGAACCAGAGTCAGTACACTCActcgagaacctcgacgCCATCGACATACCTTGAACGCCGGGTTATCAGCCTCCGCCCGGGCCTGTGCTACAAGCAGCTGTATGTCGGTGTTTGACATGCTTGTTATCTTCCGGTCAGCAGGCTGTCTTCCGCAACGGTCTAGATCTGTTCTTACCCGAGACCCTGGGAGAAAGGGTACATGGCAAGAGACGATAGCAGCCGATGGGCATTTGCTCTATTCGCAACCCCTATGTCACGATCTCTTGGATCTGTTCATGCATGCGTCAGCTCTGGCTTTGGGCCACAGTTGCCCGATGGCTACCAGGTACATACCGTTGGACCACCCGCTCAGGGGAAGGGGTATCAATCGCGATTCGACTTCAACAAATCCCGCTTGTGCCATCAGAGTCTGCAATCTCAACGCTACCCTCGGATCTTTGTAGTGTTGTATGCTTTGCAAGTAGCTCTGGGACCACACTTGCAACGCATGATCTGGACCAACTTGTCAGCACCAGGCCTCGGGAACACACAATAAATTGAAAAAGAGCACTGACTGGCTGTCAAGGTCCCGTTGTCGGACTGGGCGTTGTAGTAAATTTCGACCATTTGCTATTGTTTGGTTAACACCCATTCGCTGCCTTCGGCCTCTTGATCGACATacacaccaaccaccaggGCGGAGCACCCGGTAGATGTCGCTCAAATAGTTTGTCCACCTGTCTACGTGGATGCCTCCTGACATCAACCTGCTATTTACCAGATCGAAATGGTTGGAGGGAAAGGTCGACCTGGTCTCATTGTTAACTTCGAATTTGGGGCGggcttgggtttgggggtgctCTCACGGACTGTTCAAGTCATCCACTTGGAAGTCTACGTTGTCGGGGATCTCCTCTGGAACCGGGTAGGGGTAGATGTCGAGTCCGATGACCTGTTGGCCAAAGTCAGTCTGGAATCTTGTCATGGATTCTCCTGCAGGTGCCGAAGCTGTCGTCTGTCACCGTTGACAAGTTCTCGCCCGAGACCCCCGATGGATAGGCTACACCTGACACAAAACATGCCATACGCACCTCGCATTCGGGATACTGCTCTGCCACTTCTATCGCCCATGCCCCGGATCCGGATCCACACTCCAAGATTCTCCGAGGCCGCGGAACGGGAGGAAATATTAATCGGTTTTCGAACACCATGTTGAACAGCTCGTGTTGGTAGTGAAGCCGCTCGATCTCGTCCTGTTCCAGCGCGGAGCACAGTCAGCCCAGAAGCCAGAGTGGCCCGTCAAGTCCCTGCTCACATCGTCCACGGGGGCGAAATAGATGCTGTTTTCGACGGCATATCTCTGAAAGTCTCTGCCGTTGAGAGTGATGACCTCGCGATAGGTGTTGTCGACCGGGACCGTTTGGAGATCGCTACACGGTGTTTAGCACATCTTGGCCTGGCAACCTTGTGGGAGCGAGTACCCTCTACCTTTCGTCCATGGTGTCGGTCTGATGGTTATGGTTTTTCCTGATGAGGCTTCTGCTACCTACCTTGAGGGAAAATTATGGGGTACAGAAGGCAGCGACcacaaaaagacaagactGGCAGAATTCACGTCATCAAGTATGGGGGCAAGAGGCAAGAGAAGATGGAGTCAGGTATTTCACAGACTTCATGGCATTATGCAGTCCGGAGAGTGTGGGCGGAGATATTTCTCGAACCCTGGTCCCTCGGGACTCACTTTGAGAACGGTGTCGGACCATGTGCCTCTTGCTCTGCGGCACTCGCACACGTTTGAAATGAGCAAAGCTTGCTCAGTGGACCCTCAAGGTGAACCAGGATACTCAGATTGGCCCGCCCGTCACTCTCTTGCACGCCACGATGGGTTTTGTCGATCAGGGTGCGTATCGTTGGCGCATTATACCCATGGAACACATACGGGAGGGATCCCCTTGACCCCTGCCAGCCTTGGAACCCTGGGGGCTTCCCAGAGAAGTGGGTGGGAAGCTGATTACCATAATGGGGGGACTGCGCGGCGGTCAAATTCAACTACACCTACGTTATGGAACACTACACCGCTTGGAGAGGCCAAAGACGGCGGCCAGCTTTTTGGCTGCGTGGACATATGAGGCTTCCTTGCCTATAGACGGGGGTGCAACTAGGACAGGCATCGCCAAAGAGCTGTTGTACGGATGCTTGACGGCTCACGGTGTACAGGTCCGCCCCCGCATAACCCCAGGGGGAGCTCTCTGCTAATCGGGATAGGCCCTCATTCCGGCTACGACATACGTTACATGTCTTGTTCCTCAACTTGGACCTTGACTCCTATAGCCGCGGCCGAAGGGGGTCGGATATGACTTTGATTGGGAGATCAAGGATAAAATCGACGTGTCCCCTCGTTCACGCGCCGCCTGCGAGGGTTGGCTTTGTCTTGGCTCGACGCAGTGTTCAGATACTCATGCCTAGGCCAGCTCCTCAGCACTTGTGTTGTATCCTGGAATTGGAAATTTGGGCGTGCTGCGGGACTTGATGCCCCGGCAGCGGTGGCCGACCAAAAAGCGACCCGAAGGCTACAAACAGGGCCCCAGCTCAATGGGTGGTGTGAGTTTAACGCACCGCCAGTCCTATAATATAATGCTGGCTCCATTTCAAGGGAGCTCGCATATCGACCTACCATTCAGGGCTTGCAGGATCAAACAAGCACAGAAAACCGGGTCGTCGGGCAGGTTCTTACTGAACACTGAAAGCTGCACGATCAGTTCTCCTCGCACCAAGAGGAGAGTCCAGCGCATTGTGTTGTGGCTGTTCAAAcattggtggtgctgggtcTGACGTCAAGCGAGAACGCCGCCCGCTGTGAGCTGTGGTACAAACACCACATTCAACACTGACCAAGGGGCTGGCAAGAATCCCAAGGACATGGTCCTGGGATCGCACAGAACGTCCCAAGCCCGCCATCGGCCCCGCCGGAAATGTGCCGCCTCGGACGTGTTTGGGCGGGATGAGGACGGGTATCGAAGGATTCTTACTTGTTGCTTTTGAGACCTTACGACCGCCATTCCCATAACGGCAACCATCGACGATCCGGAATGACTGCTCATTTCTCACCCATGAGGACCTCACACACCGACTCCCTCTCTGCAGGATACGTGGTCTGATAGGAACGTATCAGGGAGGAAGTGCCCATCATACCACCAGCCCAAGTGCCGGGTCAAGttcgaaacaaaacaaattGGGACTTTCATCGGACGGAATCAAGAGGGGCAGGGaccttgatgatgggaggggaggggtgggtaaGGTGGATGGAGGGTTGGACAGGACAGCTGTGACTGGGATAGCCCGGGGAACATGCGTGCTTGTCCCAGAGAAGCGAACCGGGCCGAAACGCTGGGGTCCCCAGGGTACGTACTCCTTGCCAAAATCCAGCGCTCTGGCACAGGGCGCCTGTTGGCTGTCTTCGCTGCCGAGCGGCATCCATCCGGTCGGTAAATTATTGCCCACTCGTCATCTGTGcgcaaaccaaaccaacgGGTCTGGGCTGGATCTGGACAGTTTCCTCGCCATGGGTACCCGACACTGGAGACGGGACGAACGGGCTGCTCGTCAACTCGCGGCAGATTGTGCGGTACTGTCTCAGTGTTCCCGGCGGTGGGCCGATCTCTTGCGGCTAATGTTTGAGGGGGACGAGAAAATGGCACGATAGCTTCAACAGCTCGTTAAAGTAACAGCAGTGATTTTTGCCCGTTATTAGGCGACGTCGGTGCAGGACCAAAACAGGACCAACGGCGACCAACGGCGACCAACGGCGACCAGCAACATTGCTGCGTatcttccccaacccgcGAGAAGCAGCCCCCTGTGACGCGCAGGAATCCCGCAGTATCGAAATGACAGCGTTGGCCTCTCCCAtggatgagctggagattGGATGTAACCGAGGCTCTCCGGCCCTGGCTGTCATCTGCTGTCTGTCGGTGTCGTTTTCGGACATACGGCACAAGGCACATGTAAAGACCCGGCTCAGTGCTCGCTCTCATCAAACTTTGGCTACGAATTCCCAGTCACCTTCATGTCGGCTCAAAGACCTGTTAGATGACTGGTCAAATTGAGGCGGTCTGCTTGCGGTCCTGGGTCGTGGGTAATCAATGACCGTGCAGACGCCACATTTGCTCCTATCCCCAGCGCTGGGTCCGAGTTTCACAATTCATGATTCGCGGCTATCCCGGATACAACGACAGCACAGAGAGCAGAAAAGGCCGCAACAGAAGCAGAAGGATAGCCATCGTGGGTATGCCGTGGGGTTGCAATAAATACTAACCCCGAACAACTTTGTGCGGCATATCTGGGTCCGGTGTGCTTCTGGGAATCGCGGCAGGTGTCGAGCTGCACGTCAAAGACGAGATGACACACCCCTTCTATTATTCCCCGACCAAGCCAAACCTGGGTCGGTTGGAAGGGTTTGGGACAGGGGTCCATCCGTGGGCAGGGGTTGGTTTTGCGTGCTCAGCGGCGGGATTGCTCGCCATGGACCAGGGCCCTCCTGGCGCAACCACCGCCTCGGGACAGGCTGTCATGATTACAGACGGTACGGATATGTTACGGAATACCTTACGTGGGTAACCTGTACTTCTCTCCCTGCTCCCAGCCTCTTTCTGCATGCACCTTTTTTCGGTCCCAATAGCTTTGGAAGGTGCAACAGCACTGGTCAGAACTATCTGGTGGGTTGGCAAACTGCAGCTTGCACCGAACGCCCCTTCGTATCTCTGGTTTTCTGGCTTGTCGGCACCCTCGCCAACGCATCGCGGACCGCGCGGAAGACCGCCGGGGAGATTGCGCCGCTGCTCAATACCAGGAAGAGATCGCCATGCGATGCTGTTTTGACGCTGGCTGACTGGCTCAACAAGACGCCGGTCATTACTCGAGCCTGTGGTCAAGGCTCCGCCGGG
This window of the Podospora pseudoanserina strain CBS 124.78 chromosome 3, whole genome shotgun sequence genome carries:
- a CDS encoding hypothetical protein (COG:S; EggNog:ENOG503P4QH) gives rise to the protein MAARLPSSLLRSAVCRPSPSLRQSPTWLRSASLRASYSTEAPPSPLYAKIREDLKGAMKAKDTNRLTVLRAVMAATLNASKTDKPIKTDVQLVDLLRKMARKSQDAVAEFKAAGREDLIEKEEIQQKIIEEYTAQSSVKEVGKEEIEQLITKVAQELIAAGTTDAKALRGAVTARVMGKELKDAAVAVEKKEITQMIGEISQKLAESS
- a CDS encoding hypothetical protein (COG:S; EggNog:ENOG503NZBH) — its product is MDESDLQTVPVDNTYREVITLNGRDFQRYAVENSIYFAPVDDDEIERLHYQHELFNMVFENRLIFPPVPRPRRILECGSGSGAWAIEVAEQYPECETTASAPAGESMTRFQTDFGQQVIGLDIYPYPVPEEIPDNVDFQVDDLNSP